Proteins encoded within one genomic window of Halomonas sp. YLGW01:
- a CDS encoding phosphatase domain-containing protein, whose protein sequence is MISSLLHATKKLLRLFTRPMKSDKGRGGVIVQPYRGYGSHKEAFVMGRVFRQPGTGRQWVEGGTTRDLVDVARRVIRHGVRDARVIMRLGDAQTIVRSDRDGYFYAHIDINHSLPTDRVWHTASLEVISEKDAISTTTEVYIPPADTDLIVISDIDDTVMYTGVANKLTMLYRLFMEKAQRRTAFPGVAAFYQALHGGVEGDRQRPMLYVSRGPWCLYEMLDLFFNLNRIPVGPILFLREWGLRLSRPWPRRAEDHKSGVIRNMLGLYADLPFILIGDSGQRDPEIYTQIVKRYPERVRAIYIRKVDKDPKRDAAIERLAAEVSHTGCQLVLAHSSLHMAEHARMHGYISAEGLEAVREAQ, encoded by the coding sequence TTGATCTCCTCATTGCTGCACGCAACGAAAAAGCTGCTTCGCCTGTTCACGCGGCCGATGAAGAGCGACAAGGGCCGTGGCGGCGTCATCGTGCAACCCTATCGCGGCTATGGCTCCCACAAGGAAGCCTTCGTCATGGGGCGGGTGTTTCGTCAGCCGGGCACGGGCCGGCAGTGGGTGGAAGGCGGCACCACCCGGGACCTGGTCGATGTCGCCCGGCGGGTGATACGCCATGGGGTGCGCGATGCACGGGTCATCATGCGGCTGGGCGACGCCCAGACCATCGTGCGTTCCGACCGCGATGGCTACTTCTACGCCCACATCGACATCAACCATTCCCTGCCCACCGACCGGGTCTGGCATACGGCAAGCCTCGAGGTCATCTCGGAGAAGGACGCCATCAGCACCACTACCGAGGTCTACATTCCCCCCGCCGACACCGACCTGATCGTGATCAGCGATATCGACGACACCGTGATGTACACCGGGGTCGCCAACAAGCTCACCATGCTCTATCGGCTGTTCATGGAGAAGGCACAGCGTCGCACCGCCTTTCCCGGGGTCGCGGCCTTCTACCAAGCCCTGCATGGCGGCGTCGAGGGCGATCGCCAGCGTCCGATGCTCTATGTCTCGCGGGGCCCCTGGTGCCTGTATGAGATGCTCGATCTGTTCTTCAACCTCAACCGGATTCCGGTCGGGCCCATCCTCTTCCTGCGGGAATGGGGGCTGCGCCTGTCACGCCCCTGGCCGCGCCGGGCCGAGGATCACAAGTCCGGCGTGATCCGCAACATGCTCGGCCTCTACGCCGACCTGCCGTTCATCCTGATCGGCGACAGCGGCCAGCGAGACCCCGAGATCTATACCCAGATCGTCAAGCGTTATCCCGAGCGGGTGCGAGCCATCTACATCCGCAAGGTGGACAAGGACCCGAAGCGCGATGCCGCCATCGAGCGGCTGGCGGCCGAGGTCAGTCATACCGGCTGCCAACTGGTACTGGCCCACAGCAGCCTCCACATGGCCGAGCACGCCCGGATGCACGGCTACATCTCCGCCGAGGGGCTCGAGGCCGTGCGCGAGGCGCAATGA